A single window of Ovis canadensis isolate MfBH-ARS-UI-01 breed Bighorn chromosome 15, ARS-UI_OviCan_v2, whole genome shotgun sequence DNA harbors:
- the PPFIBP2 gene encoding liprin-beta-2 isoform X26 yields MLQQELLSRTSLETQKLNLMTEVSELKLKLVGMEKEQKEQEEKQKKAESVLNVISELQEQMCRLQLDIHRQMQERLSLSRDYPEEVAAGDGAARPQPCGQDCAHGEGSPELLQELRHLKIKVEELENERNQYEWKLKATKAEVAQLQEQVALKDAEIERLHSQLSRSAALHSDHAEKDQEIQRLKMGMETLLVANEDKDRRIEELTGLLNQYRRVNEIVMATQGPSERTLSINEEELEGGFRNWNTANKGPEDLFKSEVSPRGSSPAAGPPPLPQKSLETRAQKKLSCSLEDLRSESVDKDGPFLAEHKYPTLPGKLPGATPNGEPAKSPPATSPVDPAGSSPLRLNRGRSVSAPVLGDTESGWDDTAVANDSSMSSGTESSPQSPLTPDGKRSPKGIKKFWGKIRRTQSGNFNTDAPGVAEFRRGGLRATAGPRLSRTRDPKAQKSDANAPFAQWSTERVCTWLEDFGLAQYVIFARQWVTSGHTLLTATPQDMEKELGIKHPLHRKKLVLAVKAINTKQEEKSALLDHIWVTRWLDDIGLPQYKDQFHESRVDGRMLQYLTVNDLLFLKVTSQLHHLSIKCAIHVLHVNKFNPHCLHRRPADESNLSPSEVVQWSNHRVMEWLRSVDLAEYAPNLRGSGVHGGLIILEPRFTGDTLAMLLNIPPQKTLLRRHLTTKFNALIGPEAEQEKREKMTSPAYTPLTTTAKVRPRKLGFSHFGNIRKKKFDESTDYICPMEPGNSVGDGHRAYSGAQGLSTLDAPELDGLEQMAPSEGTVTQIGLLSQDIHRLTTMLSQDQLLTDSRLATPRSEDWR; encoded by the exons TCGGTTCTGAATGTGATCAGTGAGCTGCAGGAGCAGATGTGTAGGCTGCAGCTGGACATCCACAGGCAGATGCAAGAGCGCCTCTCCCTCAGTAGGGACTATCCTGAGGAGGTGGCGGCTGGCGACGGTGCGGCCCGGCCCCAGCCCTGCGGCCAGGACTGTGCCCACGGGGAGGGGTCACCT GAGTTACTGCAGGAGCTACGGCACCTTAAAATCAAGGTGGAAGAGTTGGAAAATGAACGGAATCAGTACGAATGGAAACTGAAGGCCACCAAG GCGGAGGTAGCCCAGCTGCAAGAGCAGGTGGCCCTGAAGGATGCAGAAATTGAGCGTCTGCACAGCCAGCTCTCCAGGTCAGCAGCTCTGCACAGTGACCACGCAGAAAAAG ACCAAGAAATTCAACGTCTGAAAATGGGGATGGAAACTTTGCTTGTTGCCAATGAAGACAAG GACCGTCGGATAGAGGAGCTTACTGGGCTGTTAAACCAGTACCGAAGGGTGAATGAGATCGTGATGGCAACCCAAG GGCCTTCAGAAAGAACTCTCTCCATCAATGAGGAAGAACTGGAGGGAGGCTTCAGGAACTGGAACACTGCAAATAAAGGCCCCGAAGACCTGTTTAAATCAGAG GTATCTCCAAGAGGCAGCTCTCCCGCGGCGGGGCCACCCCCGCTACCGCAGAAATCACTGGAAACCAG GGCTCAGAAAAAACTCTCCTGTAGTCTCGAAGACTTGAGAAGTGAATCTGTGGATAAG GATGGCCCTTTCCTGGCGGAGCACAAATATCCCACGTTACCTGGGAAGCTTCCGGGAGCCACGCCCAATGGAGAGCCTGCAAAGTCTCCACCCGCCACCTCCCCAGTGGACCCCGCAGGGAGCAGCCCGCTGAGGCTGA ACCGTGGCCGGAGTGTCAGTGCCCCCGTATTAG GAGACACAGAAAGTGGCTGGGACGACACTGCCGTGGCCAATGACTCATCCATGTCATCGGGCACCGAGTCCAGCCCCCAGTCTCCCCTGACACCAGATGGTAAACGGAGCCCCAAAGGCATCAAGAAGTTCTGGGGAAA GATCCGAAGGACTCAGTCAGGAAACTTCAACACTGATGCCCCAGGGGTGGCCGAGTTTCGACGAGGTGGGCTCCGGGCAACTGCAGGGCCAAGACTGTCCAGGACCAGAGAccccaaggctcagaaaag TGACGCCAACGCCCCCTTTGCCCAATGGAGCACGGAGCGTGTATGCACGTGGCTGGAGGACTTCGGCCTGGCTCAGTATGTGATCTTTGCGAGGCAATGGGTGACTTCCGGCCACACTTTACTGACAGCTACCCCTCAGGACATGGAAAAG GAGCTGGGAATTAAGCACCCTCTTCACAGGAAAAAGCTGGTTTTAGCAGTGAAAGCCATCAACACTAAGCAGGAGGAGAAGTCTGCACTGCTGGACCACATTTGGGTAACAC GTTGGCTTGATGACATTGGCTTACCCCAGTACAAAGACCAGTTTCATGAATCCAGAGTTGATGGGCGAATGCTGCAGTACCTGACGGTG AATGATCTCCTGTTCCTAAAAGTCACCAGCCAGCTACATCATCTCAGCATCAAATGTGCCATTCACGTGCTACATGTCAACAAGTTCAACCCTCACTGCCTGCACCGGCGGCCGGCTGACGAG AGTAACCTCTCTCCTTCAGAAGTTGTGCAGTGGTCCAACCACAGGGTGATGGAGTGGTTGCGGTCCGTGGACCTGGCGGAATACGCGCCCAACCTTCGTGGGAGTGGCGTCCACGGAGGGCTCATT ATCCTAGAGCCACGCTTCACAGGGGACACCCTGGCCATGCTTCTCAACATCCCGCCACAAAAGACGCTCCTCAGACGTCACCTGACCACCAAATTCAACGCCTTGATCGGCCCTGAGGCTGAGCAGGAGAAACGAGAGAAAATGACCTCACCTGCTTACACACCACTGACCACCACAGCCAAAGTCCGG CCAAGGAAGCTGGGATTTTCACATTTTGGAAACATAAGAAAAAAGAAGTTTGATGAGTCGACGGACTACATTTGCCCAATGGAGCCCGGCAACAGTGTCGGTGATGGTCACAGGGCCTACAGTGGCGCCCAGGGCCTCAGCACCCTCGATGCCCCTGAACTGGACGGGTTGGAGCAG atggcacCTTCGGAAGGCACCGTGACGCAGATAGGGCTCCTCTCCCAAGACATTCACCGCCTCACG ACGATGCTGAGCCAGGACCAGCTGCTGACCGACTCCCGCCTGGCCACTCCCAGATCTGAGGACTGGAGATGA
- the PPFIBP2 gene encoding liprin-beta-2 isoform X28, giving the protein MLQQELLSRTSLETQKLNLMTEVSELKLKLVGMEKEQKEQEEKQKKAEELLQELRHLKIKVEELENERNQYEWKLKATKAEVAQLQEQVALKDAEIERLHSQLSRSAALHSDHAEKDQEIQRLKMGMETLLVANEDKDRRIEELTGLLNQYRRVNEIVMATQGPSERTLSINEEELEGGFRNWNTANKGPEDLFKSEVSPRGSSPAAGPPPLPQKSLETRAQKKLSCSLEDLRSESVDKCVGGNQPSPVVEPKDGPFLAEHKYPTLPGKLPGATPNGEPAKSPPATSPVDPAGSSPLRLRDTESGWDDTAVANDSSMSSGTESSPQSPLTPDGKRSPKGIKKFWGKIRRTQSGNFNTDAPGVAEFRRGGLRATAGPRLSRTRDPKAQKSDANAPFAQWSTERVCTWLEDFGLAQYVIFARQWVTSGHTLLTATPQDMEKELGIKHPLHRKKLVLAVKAINTKQEEKSALLDHIWVTRWLDDIGLPQYKDQFHESRVDGRMLQYLTVNDLLFLKVTSQLHHLSIKCAIHVLHVNKFNPHCLHRRPADESNLSPSEVVQWSNHRVMEWLRSVDLAEYAPNLRGSGVHGGLIILEPRFTGDTLAMLLNIPPQKTLLRRHLTTKFNALIGPEAEQEKREKMTSPAYTPLTTTAKVRPRKLGFSHFGNIRKKKFDESTDYICPMEPGNSVGDGHRAYSGAQGLSTLDAPELDGLEQMAPSEGTVTQIGLLSQDIHRLTTMLSQDQLLTDSRLATPRSEDWR; this is encoded by the exons GAGTTACTGCAGGAGCTACGGCACCTTAAAATCAAGGTGGAAGAGTTGGAAAATGAACGGAATCAGTACGAATGGAAACTGAAGGCCACCAAG GCGGAGGTAGCCCAGCTGCAAGAGCAGGTGGCCCTGAAGGATGCAGAAATTGAGCGTCTGCACAGCCAGCTCTCCAGGTCAGCAGCTCTGCACAGTGACCACGCAGAAAAAG ACCAAGAAATTCAACGTCTGAAAATGGGGATGGAAACTTTGCTTGTTGCCAATGAAGACAAG GACCGTCGGATAGAGGAGCTTACTGGGCTGTTAAACCAGTACCGAAGGGTGAATGAGATCGTGATGGCAACCCAAG GGCCTTCAGAAAGAACTCTCTCCATCAATGAGGAAGAACTGGAGGGAGGCTTCAGGAACTGGAACACTGCAAATAAAGGCCCCGAAGACCTGTTTAAATCAGAG GTATCTCCAAGAGGCAGCTCTCCCGCGGCGGGGCCACCCCCGCTACCGCAGAAATCACTGGAAACCAG GGCTCAGAAAAAACTCTCCTGTAGTCTCGAAGACTTGAGAAGTGAATCTGTGGATAAG TGTGTTGGTGGGAACCAGCCCTCCCCCGTGGTAGAACCCAAG GATGGCCCTTTCCTGGCGGAGCACAAATATCCCACGTTACCTGGGAAGCTTCCGGGAGCCACGCCCAATGGAGAGCCTGCAAAGTCTCCACCCGCCACCTCCCCAGTGGACCCCGCAGGGAGCAGCCCGCTGAGGCTGA GAGACACAGAAAGTGGCTGGGACGACACTGCCGTGGCCAATGACTCATCCATGTCATCGGGCACCGAGTCCAGCCCCCAGTCTCCCCTGACACCAGATGGTAAACGGAGCCCCAAAGGCATCAAGAAGTTCTGGGGAAA GATCCGAAGGACTCAGTCAGGAAACTTCAACACTGATGCCCCAGGGGTGGCCGAGTTTCGACGAGGTGGGCTCCGGGCAACTGCAGGGCCAAGACTGTCCAGGACCAGAGAccccaaggctcagaaaag TGACGCCAACGCCCCCTTTGCCCAATGGAGCACGGAGCGTGTATGCACGTGGCTGGAGGACTTCGGCCTGGCTCAGTATGTGATCTTTGCGAGGCAATGGGTGACTTCCGGCCACACTTTACTGACAGCTACCCCTCAGGACATGGAAAAG GAGCTGGGAATTAAGCACCCTCTTCACAGGAAAAAGCTGGTTTTAGCAGTGAAAGCCATCAACACTAAGCAGGAGGAGAAGTCTGCACTGCTGGACCACATTTGGGTAACAC GTTGGCTTGATGACATTGGCTTACCCCAGTACAAAGACCAGTTTCATGAATCCAGAGTTGATGGGCGAATGCTGCAGTACCTGACGGTG AATGATCTCCTGTTCCTAAAAGTCACCAGCCAGCTACATCATCTCAGCATCAAATGTGCCATTCACGTGCTACATGTCAACAAGTTCAACCCTCACTGCCTGCACCGGCGGCCGGCTGACGAG AGTAACCTCTCTCCTTCAGAAGTTGTGCAGTGGTCCAACCACAGGGTGATGGAGTGGTTGCGGTCCGTGGACCTGGCGGAATACGCGCCCAACCTTCGTGGGAGTGGCGTCCACGGAGGGCTCATT ATCCTAGAGCCACGCTTCACAGGGGACACCCTGGCCATGCTTCTCAACATCCCGCCACAAAAGACGCTCCTCAGACGTCACCTGACCACCAAATTCAACGCCTTGATCGGCCCTGAGGCTGAGCAGGAGAAACGAGAGAAAATGACCTCACCTGCTTACACACCACTGACCACCACAGCCAAAGTCCGG CCAAGGAAGCTGGGATTTTCACATTTTGGAAACATAAGAAAAAAGAAGTTTGATGAGTCGACGGACTACATTTGCCCAATGGAGCCCGGCAACAGTGTCGGTGATGGTCACAGGGCCTACAGTGGCGCCCAGGGCCTCAGCACCCTCGATGCCCCTGAACTGGACGGGTTGGAGCAG atggcacCTTCGGAAGGCACCGTGACGCAGATAGGGCTCCTCTCCCAAGACATTCACCGCCTCACG ACGATGCTGAGCCAGGACCAGCTGCTGACCGACTCCCGCCTGGCCACTCCCAGATCTGAGGACTGGAGATGA
- the PPFIBP2 gene encoding liprin-beta-2 isoform X27 has product MLQQELLSRTSLETQKLNLMTEVSELKLKLVGMEKEQKEQEEKQKKAEELLQELRHLKIKVEELENERNQYEWKLKATKAEVAQLQEQVALKDAEIERLHSQLSRSAALHSDHAEKDQEIQRLKMGMETLLVANEDKDRRIEELTGLLNQYRRVNEIVMATQGPSERTLSINEEELEGGFRNWNTANKGPEDLFKSEVSPRGSSPAAGPPPLPQKSLETRAQKKLSCSLEDLRSESVDKCVGGNQPSPVVEPKDGPFLAEHKYPTLPGKLPGATPNGEPAKSPPATSPVDPAGSSPLRLNRGRSVSAPVLGDTESGWDDTAVANDSSMSSGTESSPQSPLTPDGKRSPKGIKKFWGKIRRTQSGNFNTDAPGVAEFRRGGLRATAGPRLSRTRDPKAQKSDANAPFAQWSTERVCTWLEDFGLAQYVIFARQWVTSGHTLLTATPQDMEKELGIKHPLHRKKLVLAVKAINTKQEEKSALLDHIWVTRWLDDIGLPQYKDQFHESRVDGRMLQYLTVNDLLFLKVTSQLHHLSIKCAIHVLHVNKFNPHCLHRRPADESNLSPSEVVQWSNHRVMEWLRSVDLAEYAPNLRGSGVHGGLIILEPRFTGDTLAMLLNIPPQKTLLRRHLTTKFNALIGPEAEQEKREKMTSPAYTPLTTTAKVRPRKLGFSHFGNIRKKKFDESTDYICPMEPGNSVGDGHRAYSGAQGLSTLDAPELDGLEQMAPSEGTVTQIGLLSQDIHRLTTMLSQDQLLTDSRLATPRSEDWR; this is encoded by the exons GAGTTACTGCAGGAGCTACGGCACCTTAAAATCAAGGTGGAAGAGTTGGAAAATGAACGGAATCAGTACGAATGGAAACTGAAGGCCACCAAG GCGGAGGTAGCCCAGCTGCAAGAGCAGGTGGCCCTGAAGGATGCAGAAATTGAGCGTCTGCACAGCCAGCTCTCCAGGTCAGCAGCTCTGCACAGTGACCACGCAGAAAAAG ACCAAGAAATTCAACGTCTGAAAATGGGGATGGAAACTTTGCTTGTTGCCAATGAAGACAAG GACCGTCGGATAGAGGAGCTTACTGGGCTGTTAAACCAGTACCGAAGGGTGAATGAGATCGTGATGGCAACCCAAG GGCCTTCAGAAAGAACTCTCTCCATCAATGAGGAAGAACTGGAGGGAGGCTTCAGGAACTGGAACACTGCAAATAAAGGCCCCGAAGACCTGTTTAAATCAGAG GTATCTCCAAGAGGCAGCTCTCCCGCGGCGGGGCCACCCCCGCTACCGCAGAAATCACTGGAAACCAG GGCTCAGAAAAAACTCTCCTGTAGTCTCGAAGACTTGAGAAGTGAATCTGTGGATAAG TGTGTTGGTGGGAACCAGCCCTCCCCCGTGGTAGAACCCAAG GATGGCCCTTTCCTGGCGGAGCACAAATATCCCACGTTACCTGGGAAGCTTCCGGGAGCCACGCCCAATGGAGAGCCTGCAAAGTCTCCACCCGCCACCTCCCCAGTGGACCCCGCAGGGAGCAGCCCGCTGAGGCTGA ACCGTGGCCGGAGTGTCAGTGCCCCCGTATTAG GAGACACAGAAAGTGGCTGGGACGACACTGCCGTGGCCAATGACTCATCCATGTCATCGGGCACCGAGTCCAGCCCCCAGTCTCCCCTGACACCAGATGGTAAACGGAGCCCCAAAGGCATCAAGAAGTTCTGGGGAAA GATCCGAAGGACTCAGTCAGGAAACTTCAACACTGATGCCCCAGGGGTGGCCGAGTTTCGACGAGGTGGGCTCCGGGCAACTGCAGGGCCAAGACTGTCCAGGACCAGAGAccccaaggctcagaaaag TGACGCCAACGCCCCCTTTGCCCAATGGAGCACGGAGCGTGTATGCACGTGGCTGGAGGACTTCGGCCTGGCTCAGTATGTGATCTTTGCGAGGCAATGGGTGACTTCCGGCCACACTTTACTGACAGCTACCCCTCAGGACATGGAAAAG GAGCTGGGAATTAAGCACCCTCTTCACAGGAAAAAGCTGGTTTTAGCAGTGAAAGCCATCAACACTAAGCAGGAGGAGAAGTCTGCACTGCTGGACCACATTTGGGTAACAC GTTGGCTTGATGACATTGGCTTACCCCAGTACAAAGACCAGTTTCATGAATCCAGAGTTGATGGGCGAATGCTGCAGTACCTGACGGTG AATGATCTCCTGTTCCTAAAAGTCACCAGCCAGCTACATCATCTCAGCATCAAATGTGCCATTCACGTGCTACATGTCAACAAGTTCAACCCTCACTGCCTGCACCGGCGGCCGGCTGACGAG AGTAACCTCTCTCCTTCAGAAGTTGTGCAGTGGTCCAACCACAGGGTGATGGAGTGGTTGCGGTCCGTGGACCTGGCGGAATACGCGCCCAACCTTCGTGGGAGTGGCGTCCACGGAGGGCTCATT ATCCTAGAGCCACGCTTCACAGGGGACACCCTGGCCATGCTTCTCAACATCCCGCCACAAAAGACGCTCCTCAGACGTCACCTGACCACCAAATTCAACGCCTTGATCGGCCCTGAGGCTGAGCAGGAGAAACGAGAGAAAATGACCTCACCTGCTTACACACCACTGACCACCACAGCCAAAGTCCGG CCAAGGAAGCTGGGATTTTCACATTTTGGAAACATAAGAAAAAAGAAGTTTGATGAGTCGACGGACTACATTTGCCCAATGGAGCCCGGCAACAGTGTCGGTGATGGTCACAGGGCCTACAGTGGCGCCCAGGGCCTCAGCACCCTCGATGCCCCTGAACTGGACGGGTTGGAGCAG atggcacCTTCGGAAGGCACCGTGACGCAGATAGGGCTCCTCTCCCAAGACATTCACCGCCTCACG ACGATGCTGAGCCAGGACCAGCTGCTGACCGACTCCCGCCTGGCCACTCCCAGATCTGAGGACTGGAGATGA
- the PPFIBP2 gene encoding liprin-beta-2 isoform X22: MLQQELLSRTSLETQKLNLMTEVSELKLKLVGMEKEQKEQEEKQKKAESVLNVISELQEQMCRLQLDIHRQMQERLSLSRDYPEEVAAGDGAARPQPCGQDCAHGEGSPELLQELRHLKIKVEELENERNQYEWKLKATKAEVAQLQEQVALKDAEIERLHSQLSRSAALHSDHAEKDQEIQRLKMGMETLLVANEDKDRRIEELTGLLNQYRRVNEIVMATQGPSERTLSINEEELEGGFRNWNTANKGPEDLFKSEVSPRGSSPAAGPPPLPQKSLETRAQKKLSCSLEDLRSESVDKCVGGNQPSPVVEPKDGPFLAEHKYPTLPGKLPGATPNGEPAKSPPATSPVDPAGSSPLRLNRGRSVSAPVLGDTESGWDDTAVANDSSMSSGTESSPQSPLTPDGKRSPKGIKKFWGKIRRTQSGNFNTDAPGVAEFRRGGLRATAGPRLSRTRDPKAQKSDANAPFAQWSTERVCTWLEDFGLAQYVIFARQWVTSGHTLLTATPQDMEKELGIKHPLHRKKLVLAVKAINTKQEEKSALLDHIWVTRWLDDIGLPQYKDQFHESRVDGRMLQYLTVNDLLFLKVTSQLHHLSIKCAIHVLHVNKFNPHCLHRRPADESNLSPSEVVQWSNHRVMEWLRSVDLAEYAPNLRGSGVHGGLIILEPRFTGDTLAMLLNIPPQKTLLRRHLTTKFNALIGPEAEQEKREKMTSPAYTPLTTTAKVRPRKLGFSHFGNIRKKKFDESTDYICPMEPGNSVGDGHRAYSGAQGLSTLDAPELDGLEQMAPSEGTVTQIGLLSQDIHRLTTMLSQDQLLTDSRLATPRSEDWR, encoded by the exons TCGGTTCTGAATGTGATCAGTGAGCTGCAGGAGCAGATGTGTAGGCTGCAGCTGGACATCCACAGGCAGATGCAAGAGCGCCTCTCCCTCAGTAGGGACTATCCTGAGGAGGTGGCGGCTGGCGACGGTGCGGCCCGGCCCCAGCCCTGCGGCCAGGACTGTGCCCACGGGGAGGGGTCACCT GAGTTACTGCAGGAGCTACGGCACCTTAAAATCAAGGTGGAAGAGTTGGAAAATGAACGGAATCAGTACGAATGGAAACTGAAGGCCACCAAG GCGGAGGTAGCCCAGCTGCAAGAGCAGGTGGCCCTGAAGGATGCAGAAATTGAGCGTCTGCACAGCCAGCTCTCCAGGTCAGCAGCTCTGCACAGTGACCACGCAGAAAAAG ACCAAGAAATTCAACGTCTGAAAATGGGGATGGAAACTTTGCTTGTTGCCAATGAAGACAAG GACCGTCGGATAGAGGAGCTTACTGGGCTGTTAAACCAGTACCGAAGGGTGAATGAGATCGTGATGGCAACCCAAG GGCCTTCAGAAAGAACTCTCTCCATCAATGAGGAAGAACTGGAGGGAGGCTTCAGGAACTGGAACACTGCAAATAAAGGCCCCGAAGACCTGTTTAAATCAGAG GTATCTCCAAGAGGCAGCTCTCCCGCGGCGGGGCCACCCCCGCTACCGCAGAAATCACTGGAAACCAG GGCTCAGAAAAAACTCTCCTGTAGTCTCGAAGACTTGAGAAGTGAATCTGTGGATAAG TGTGTTGGTGGGAACCAGCCCTCCCCCGTGGTAGAACCCAAG GATGGCCCTTTCCTGGCGGAGCACAAATATCCCACGTTACCTGGGAAGCTTCCGGGAGCCACGCCCAATGGAGAGCCTGCAAAGTCTCCACCCGCCACCTCCCCAGTGGACCCCGCAGGGAGCAGCCCGCTGAGGCTGA ACCGTGGCCGGAGTGTCAGTGCCCCCGTATTAG GAGACACAGAAAGTGGCTGGGACGACACTGCCGTGGCCAATGACTCATCCATGTCATCGGGCACCGAGTCCAGCCCCCAGTCTCCCCTGACACCAGATGGTAAACGGAGCCCCAAAGGCATCAAGAAGTTCTGGGGAAA GATCCGAAGGACTCAGTCAGGAAACTTCAACACTGATGCCCCAGGGGTGGCCGAGTTTCGACGAGGTGGGCTCCGGGCAACTGCAGGGCCAAGACTGTCCAGGACCAGAGAccccaaggctcagaaaag TGACGCCAACGCCCCCTTTGCCCAATGGAGCACGGAGCGTGTATGCACGTGGCTGGAGGACTTCGGCCTGGCTCAGTATGTGATCTTTGCGAGGCAATGGGTGACTTCCGGCCACACTTTACTGACAGCTACCCCTCAGGACATGGAAAAG GAGCTGGGAATTAAGCACCCTCTTCACAGGAAAAAGCTGGTTTTAGCAGTGAAAGCCATCAACACTAAGCAGGAGGAGAAGTCTGCACTGCTGGACCACATTTGGGTAACAC GTTGGCTTGATGACATTGGCTTACCCCAGTACAAAGACCAGTTTCATGAATCCAGAGTTGATGGGCGAATGCTGCAGTACCTGACGGTG AATGATCTCCTGTTCCTAAAAGTCACCAGCCAGCTACATCATCTCAGCATCAAATGTGCCATTCACGTGCTACATGTCAACAAGTTCAACCCTCACTGCCTGCACCGGCGGCCGGCTGACGAG AGTAACCTCTCTCCTTCAGAAGTTGTGCAGTGGTCCAACCACAGGGTGATGGAGTGGTTGCGGTCCGTGGACCTGGCGGAATACGCGCCCAACCTTCGTGGGAGTGGCGTCCACGGAGGGCTCATT ATCCTAGAGCCACGCTTCACAGGGGACACCCTGGCCATGCTTCTCAACATCCCGCCACAAAAGACGCTCCTCAGACGTCACCTGACCACCAAATTCAACGCCTTGATCGGCCCTGAGGCTGAGCAGGAGAAACGAGAGAAAATGACCTCACCTGCTTACACACCACTGACCACCACAGCCAAAGTCCGG CCAAGGAAGCTGGGATTTTCACATTTTGGAAACATAAGAAAAAAGAAGTTTGATGAGTCGACGGACTACATTTGCCCAATGGAGCCCGGCAACAGTGTCGGTGATGGTCACAGGGCCTACAGTGGCGCCCAGGGCCTCAGCACCCTCGATGCCCCTGAACTGGACGGGTTGGAGCAG atggcacCTTCGGAAGGCACCGTGACGCAGATAGGGCTCCTCTCCCAAGACATTCACCGCCTCACG ACGATGCTGAGCCAGGACCAGCTGCTGACCGACTCCCGCCTGGCCACTCCCAGATCTGAGGACTGGAGATGA